Proteins encoded by one window of Papio anubis isolate 15944 chromosome 7, Panubis1.0, whole genome shotgun sequence:
- the EFS gene encoding embryonal Fyn-associated substrate isoform X3, translating to MAIATSAQLARALYDNTAESPQELSFRRGDVLRVLQREGAGGLDGWCLCSLHGQQGIVPANRVKLLPAGPAPKPGLSPAPPAQLGSPYPAPDHSNEDQEVYVVPPPARPCPTSGPPAGPCPPSPDPIYKIPRASGTQLAAPRDVLEVYDVPPTALRVLSSSPYDCPASFSHPLTRVALQPPEEDDAPYDVPLTPKPPAELEPDLEWEGGREPGPPIYAAPSNLKRASALLNLYEAPEELLADGEGGGTDEGIYDVPLLGPEAPPSPEPPGALASHDQDTLAQLLARSPPPPHRPRLPSAESLSRRPLPALPVPEAPSPSPVPSPAPGRKGSIQDRPLPPPPPRLPGYGGPKVEGDPEGREMENDPAGHHNEYEGIPMAEEYDYVHLKGMDKAQGSRPPDQACTRDPELPERGMPALQEALSPGEPLVLSTGDLQLLHFYAGQCQSHYSALQVAVAALMSSTQANQPPRLFVPHSKRVVVAAHRLVFVGDTLGRLAASAPLRAQPRVEVIALPPTSGRLAMKSQVAET from the exons ATGGCCATTGCCACGTCG gcccagctggcCCGGGCACTGTATGACAACACCGCTGAGTCCCCCCAGGAGCTGTCCTTCCGCCGAGGGGACGTCCTACGGGTCCTGCAGAGAGAGGGCGCTGGTGGACTGGACGGCTGGTGCCTCTGCTCCCTACACGGCCAGCAGGGCATTGTGCCCGCCAACAGGGTGAAGCTCCTGCCTGCTGGCCCAGCACCCAAGCCTGGCCTCTCTCCTGCACCCCCAGCCCAGCTTGGCTCACCATATCCAGCCCCAGATCACAGCAATGAGGACCAGGAG GTCTATGTGGTGCCGCCCCCAGCTCGGCCCTGTCCAACCTCAGGACCTCCAGCTGGACCTTGCCCACCCTCTCCTGACCCCATCTACAAGATCCCCAGAGCCAGTGGTACCCAGCTGGCTGCTCCCAGAGATGTCTTAGAG GTCTACGATGTGCCCCCTACCGCCCTTCGGGTGCTCTCCAGTAGCCCCTATGACTGCCCTGCCTCCTTTTCCCACCCTCTGACCCGGGTTGCCCTGCAGCCCCCTGAAGAGGATGATGCTCCCTATGATGTGCCTCTGACCCCAAAGCCACCTGCAGAGCTGGAACCAGATCTGGAGTGGGAAGGAGGCCGGGAACCAGGGCCCCCCATCTACGCTGCCCCCTCCAACCTGAAACGAGCGTCAGCCTTACTCAATCTGTATGAAGCACCCGAGGAACTGCTGGCAGATGGGGAAGGTGGGGGCACTGATGAGGGGATCTACGATGTGCCTCTGCTGGGGCCAGAGGCTCCCCCTTCTCCAGAGCCCCCTGGAGCACTGGCCTCCCATGACCAGGACACCCTGGCCCAGCTTCTGGCCAGAAGCCCCCCACCTCCACACAGGCCCCGGCTCCCCTCAGCTGAGAGCCTGTCCCGCCGCCCTCTGCCTGCCCTGCCTGTCCCtgaggcccccagcccctccccagtgccctctcctgccccaggaCGGAAGGGCAGCATCCAGGACCggcctctgcccccacccccaccccgcctgCCTGGCTATGGGGGCCCCAAGGTCGAGGGGGATCCAGAGGGCAGGGAGATGGAGAATGACCCAGCAGGACACCACAATGAGTACGAGGGCATTCCAATGGCCGAGGAGTATGACTATGTCCACCTGAAG GGCATGGACAAAGCTCAGGGATCTAGGCCCCCGGATCAGGCCTGCACAAGGGATCCTGAACTGCCGGAGAGGGGAATGCCGGCGCTGCAG GAGGCCCTGTCCCCAGGGGAGCCACTGGTTCTGTCCACCGGAGATCTACAGCTCCTGCACTTCTACGCTGGGCAATGCCAGAGCCACTACTCGGCCCTGCAAGTGGCCGTGGCAGCCCTGATGTCCAGTACCCAGGCTAATCAGCCCCCGCGACTCTTCGTGCCCCACAGCAAGAGGGTGGTGGTGGCTGCTCATCGCCTGGTGTTTGTTGGGGACACCCTAGGCCGGCTGGCAGCCTCTGCCCCTCTGAGAGCACAG CCTAGGGTGGAGGTCATTGCACTGCCACCCACCTCTGGAAGACTGGCCATGAAAAGTCAGGTGGCAGAAACCTGA
- the EFS gene encoding embryonal Fyn-associated substrate isoform X4 — translation MAIATSAQLARALYDNTAESPQELSFRRGDVLRVLQREGAGGLDGWCLCSLHGQQGIVPANRVKLLPAGPAPKPGLSPAPPAQLGSPYPAPDHSNEDQEVYVVPPPARPCPTSGPPAGPCPPSPDPIYKIPRASGTQLAAPRDVLEVYDVPPTALRVLSSSPYDCPASFSHPLTRVALQPPEEDDAPYDVPLTPKPPAELEPDLEWEGGREPGPPIYAAPSNLKRASALLNLYEAPEELLADGEGRKGSIQDRPLPPPPPRLPGYGGPKVEGDPEGREMENDPAGHHNEYEGIPMAEEYDYVHLKGMDKAQGSRPPDQACTRDPELPERGMPALQEALSPGEPLVLSTGDLQLLHFYAGQCQSHYSALQVAVAALMSSTQANQPPRLFVPHSKRVVVAAHRLVFVGDTLGRLAASAPLRAQVRTGGTALGRALRATVLAVKGAALGYPSSPAVQEMMQCVTELAGQALRFTTLLTSLAP, via the exons ATGGCCATTGCCACGTCG gcccagctggcCCGGGCACTGTATGACAACACCGCTGAGTCCCCCCAGGAGCTGTCCTTCCGCCGAGGGGACGTCCTACGGGTCCTGCAGAGAGAGGGCGCTGGTGGACTGGACGGCTGGTGCCTCTGCTCCCTACACGGCCAGCAGGGCATTGTGCCCGCCAACAGGGTGAAGCTCCTGCCTGCTGGCCCAGCACCCAAGCCTGGCCTCTCTCCTGCACCCCCAGCCCAGCTTGGCTCACCATATCCAGCCCCAGATCACAGCAATGAGGACCAGGAG GTCTATGTGGTGCCGCCCCCAGCTCGGCCCTGTCCAACCTCAGGACCTCCAGCTGGACCTTGCCCACCCTCTCCTGACCCCATCTACAAGATCCCCAGAGCCAGTGGTACCCAGCTGGCTGCTCCCAGAGATGTCTTAGAG GTCTACGATGTGCCCCCTACCGCCCTTCGGGTGCTCTCCAGTAGCCCCTATGACTGCCCTGCCTCCTTTTCCCACCCTCTGACCCGGGTTGCCCTGCAGCCCCCTGAAGAGGATGATGCTCCCTATGATGTGCCTCTGACCCCAAAGCCACCTGCAGAGCTGGAACCAGATCTGGAGTGGGAAGGAGGCCGGGAACCAGGGCCCCCCATCTACGCTGCCCCCTCCAACCTGAAACGAGCGTCAGCCTTACTCAATCTGTATGAAGCACCCGAGGAACTGCTGGCAGATGGGGAAG gaCGGAAGGGCAGCATCCAGGACCggcctctgcccccacccccaccccgcctgCCTGGCTATGGGGGCCCCAAGGTCGAGGGGGATCCAGAGGGCAGGGAGATGGAGAATGACCCAGCAGGACACCACAATGAGTACGAGGGCATTCCAATGGCCGAGGAGTATGACTATGTCCACCTGAAG GGCATGGACAAAGCTCAGGGATCTAGGCCCCCGGATCAGGCCTGCACAAGGGATCCTGAACTGCCGGAGAGGGGAATGCCGGCGCTGCAG GAGGCCCTGTCCCCAGGGGAGCCACTGGTTCTGTCCACCGGAGATCTACAGCTCCTGCACTTCTACGCTGGGCAATGCCAGAGCCACTACTCGGCCCTGCAAGTGGCCGTGGCAGCCCTGATGTCCAGTACCCAGGCTAATCAGCCCCCGCGACTCTTCGTGCCCCACAGCAAGAGGGTGGTGGTGGCTGCTCATCGCCTGGTGTTTGTTGGGGACACCCTAGGCCGGCTGGCAGCCTCTGCCCCTCTGAGAGCACAGGTTAGGACTGGAGGTACAGCACTAGGCCGGGCATTGCGGGCCACTGTGCTGGCTGTCAAGGGAGCTGCCCTGGGCTACCCATCCAGCCCTGCCGTCCAAGAGATGATGCAGTGTGTAACAGAACTGGCAGGGCAGGCCCTGCGATTCACCACCCTGCTCACTAGCCTGGCTCCCTGA
- the EFS gene encoding embryonal Fyn-associated substrate isoform X1: MAIATSAQLARALYDNTAESPQELSFRRGDVLRVLQREGAGGLDGWCLCSLHGQQGIVPANRVKLLPAGPAPKPGLSPAPPAQLGSPYPAPDHSNEDQEVYVVPPPARPCPTSGPPAGPCPPSPDPIYKIPRASGTQLAAPRDVLEVYDVPPTALRVLSSSPYDCPASFSHPLTRVALQPPEEDDAPYDVPLTPKPPAELEPDLEWEGGREPGPPIYAAPSNLKRASALLNLYEAPEELLADGEGGGTDEGIYDVPLLGPEAPPSPEPPGALASHDQDTLAQLLARSPPPPHRPRLPSAESLSRRPLPALPVPEAPSPSPVPSPAPGRKGSIQDRPLPPPPPRLPGYGGPKVEGDPEGREMENDPAGHHNEYEGIPMAEEYDYVHLKGMDKAQGSRPPDQACTRDPELPERGMPALQEALSPGEPLVLSTGDLQLLHFYAGQCQSHYSALQVAVAALMSSTQANQPPRLFVPHSKRVVVAAHRLVFVGDTLGRLAASAPLRAQVRTGGTALGRALRATVLAVKGAALGYPSSPAVQEMMQCVTELAGQALRFTTLLTSLAP; this comes from the exons ATGGCCATTGCCACGTCG gcccagctggcCCGGGCACTGTATGACAACACCGCTGAGTCCCCCCAGGAGCTGTCCTTCCGCCGAGGGGACGTCCTACGGGTCCTGCAGAGAGAGGGCGCTGGTGGACTGGACGGCTGGTGCCTCTGCTCCCTACACGGCCAGCAGGGCATTGTGCCCGCCAACAGGGTGAAGCTCCTGCCTGCTGGCCCAGCACCCAAGCCTGGCCTCTCTCCTGCACCCCCAGCCCAGCTTGGCTCACCATATCCAGCCCCAGATCACAGCAATGAGGACCAGGAG GTCTATGTGGTGCCGCCCCCAGCTCGGCCCTGTCCAACCTCAGGACCTCCAGCTGGACCTTGCCCACCCTCTCCTGACCCCATCTACAAGATCCCCAGAGCCAGTGGTACCCAGCTGGCTGCTCCCAGAGATGTCTTAGAG GTCTACGATGTGCCCCCTACCGCCCTTCGGGTGCTCTCCAGTAGCCCCTATGACTGCCCTGCCTCCTTTTCCCACCCTCTGACCCGGGTTGCCCTGCAGCCCCCTGAAGAGGATGATGCTCCCTATGATGTGCCTCTGACCCCAAAGCCACCTGCAGAGCTGGAACCAGATCTGGAGTGGGAAGGAGGCCGGGAACCAGGGCCCCCCATCTACGCTGCCCCCTCCAACCTGAAACGAGCGTCAGCCTTACTCAATCTGTATGAAGCACCCGAGGAACTGCTGGCAGATGGGGAAGGTGGGGGCACTGATGAGGGGATCTACGATGTGCCTCTGCTGGGGCCAGAGGCTCCCCCTTCTCCAGAGCCCCCTGGAGCACTGGCCTCCCATGACCAGGACACCCTGGCCCAGCTTCTGGCCAGAAGCCCCCCACCTCCACACAGGCCCCGGCTCCCCTCAGCTGAGAGCCTGTCCCGCCGCCCTCTGCCTGCCCTGCCTGTCCCtgaggcccccagcccctccccagtgccctctcctgccccaggaCGGAAGGGCAGCATCCAGGACCggcctctgcccccacccccaccccgcctgCCTGGCTATGGGGGCCCCAAGGTCGAGGGGGATCCAGAGGGCAGGGAGATGGAGAATGACCCAGCAGGACACCACAATGAGTACGAGGGCATTCCAATGGCCGAGGAGTATGACTATGTCCACCTGAAG GGCATGGACAAAGCTCAGGGATCTAGGCCCCCGGATCAGGCCTGCACAAGGGATCCTGAACTGCCGGAGAGGGGAATGCCGGCGCTGCAG GAGGCCCTGTCCCCAGGGGAGCCACTGGTTCTGTCCACCGGAGATCTACAGCTCCTGCACTTCTACGCTGGGCAATGCCAGAGCCACTACTCGGCCCTGCAAGTGGCCGTGGCAGCCCTGATGTCCAGTACCCAGGCTAATCAGCCCCCGCGACTCTTCGTGCCCCACAGCAAGAGGGTGGTGGTGGCTGCTCATCGCCTGGTGTTTGTTGGGGACACCCTAGGCCGGCTGGCAGCCTCTGCCCCTCTGAGAGCACAGGTTAGGACTGGAGGTACAGCACTAGGCCGGGCATTGCGGGCCACTGTGCTGGCTGTCAAGGGAGCTGCCCTGGGCTACCCATCCAGCCCTGCCGTCCAAGAGATGATGCAGTGTGTAACAGAACTGGCAGGGCAGGCCCTGCGATTCACCACCCTGCTCACTAGCCTGGCTCCCTGA
- the EFS gene encoding embryonal Fyn-associated substrate isoform X2, whose translation MAIATSAQLARALYDNTAESPQELSFRRGDVLRVLQREGAGGLDGWCLCSLHGQQGIVPANRVKLLPAGPAPKPGLSPAPPAQLGSPYPAPDHSNEDQEVYVVPPPARPCPTSGPPAGPCPPSPDPIYKIPRASGTQLAAPRDVLEVYDVPPTALRVLSSSPYDCPASFSHPLTRVALQPPEEDDAPYDVPLTPKPPAELEPDLEWEGGREPGPPIYAAPSNLKRASALLNLYEAPEELLADGEGGGTDEGIYDVPLLGPEAPPSPEPPGALASHDQDTLAQLLARSPPPPHRPRLPSAESLSRRPLPALPVPEAPSPSPVPSPAPGRKGSIQDRPLPPPPPRLPGYGGPKVEGDPEGREMENDPAGHHNEYEGIPMAEEYDYVHLKEALSPGEPLVLSTGDLQLLHFYAGQCQSHYSALQVAVAALMSSTQANQPPRLFVPHSKRVVVAAHRLVFVGDTLGRLAASAPLRAQVRTGGTALGRALRATVLAVKGAALGYPSSPAVQEMMQCVTELAGQALRFTTLLTSLAP comes from the exons ATGGCCATTGCCACGTCG gcccagctggcCCGGGCACTGTATGACAACACCGCTGAGTCCCCCCAGGAGCTGTCCTTCCGCCGAGGGGACGTCCTACGGGTCCTGCAGAGAGAGGGCGCTGGTGGACTGGACGGCTGGTGCCTCTGCTCCCTACACGGCCAGCAGGGCATTGTGCCCGCCAACAGGGTGAAGCTCCTGCCTGCTGGCCCAGCACCCAAGCCTGGCCTCTCTCCTGCACCCCCAGCCCAGCTTGGCTCACCATATCCAGCCCCAGATCACAGCAATGAGGACCAGGAG GTCTATGTGGTGCCGCCCCCAGCTCGGCCCTGTCCAACCTCAGGACCTCCAGCTGGACCTTGCCCACCCTCTCCTGACCCCATCTACAAGATCCCCAGAGCCAGTGGTACCCAGCTGGCTGCTCCCAGAGATGTCTTAGAG GTCTACGATGTGCCCCCTACCGCCCTTCGGGTGCTCTCCAGTAGCCCCTATGACTGCCCTGCCTCCTTTTCCCACCCTCTGACCCGGGTTGCCCTGCAGCCCCCTGAAGAGGATGATGCTCCCTATGATGTGCCTCTGACCCCAAAGCCACCTGCAGAGCTGGAACCAGATCTGGAGTGGGAAGGAGGCCGGGAACCAGGGCCCCCCATCTACGCTGCCCCCTCCAACCTGAAACGAGCGTCAGCCTTACTCAATCTGTATGAAGCACCCGAGGAACTGCTGGCAGATGGGGAAGGTGGGGGCACTGATGAGGGGATCTACGATGTGCCTCTGCTGGGGCCAGAGGCTCCCCCTTCTCCAGAGCCCCCTGGAGCACTGGCCTCCCATGACCAGGACACCCTGGCCCAGCTTCTGGCCAGAAGCCCCCCACCTCCACACAGGCCCCGGCTCCCCTCAGCTGAGAGCCTGTCCCGCCGCCCTCTGCCTGCCCTGCCTGTCCCtgaggcccccagcccctccccagtgccctctcctgccccaggaCGGAAGGGCAGCATCCAGGACCggcctctgcccccacccccaccccgcctgCCTGGCTATGGGGGCCCCAAGGTCGAGGGGGATCCAGAGGGCAGGGAGATGGAGAATGACCCAGCAGGACACCACAATGAGTACGAGGGCATTCCAATGGCCGAGGAGTATGACTATGTCCACCTGAAG GAGGCCCTGTCCCCAGGGGAGCCACTGGTTCTGTCCACCGGAGATCTACAGCTCCTGCACTTCTACGCTGGGCAATGCCAGAGCCACTACTCGGCCCTGCAAGTGGCCGTGGCAGCCCTGATGTCCAGTACCCAGGCTAATCAGCCCCCGCGACTCTTCGTGCCCCACAGCAAGAGGGTGGTGGTGGCTGCTCATCGCCTGGTGTTTGTTGGGGACACCCTAGGCCGGCTGGCAGCCTCTGCCCCTCTGAGAGCACAGGTTAGGACTGGAGGTACAGCACTAGGCCGGGCATTGCGGGCCACTGTGCTGGCTGTCAAGGGAGCTGCCCTGGGCTACCCATCCAGCCCTGCCGTCCAAGAGATGATGCAGTGTGTAACAGAACTGGCAGGGCAGGCCCTGCGATTCACCACCCTGCTCACTAGCCTGGCTCCCTGA